In the genome of Desulfovibrio desulfuricans, one region contains:
- a CDS encoding sulfatase-like hydrolase/transferase translates to MNFRAIKEWLPFFFLVSLTAAISTFCQIWSIHPSAPIIGINFLASLAVLSFANKKTCVIIFLLQCISSIILTSASSALKEPLTLTAILNGMDYALDFGLSIYIYIQVYMALFFVICLILQLICVYKINLNIKRTKIGFFSLSALLLVYAISFTSLPLSAFWPNDKIQPGEIVNWNPPERRSLHKRGYLATYLIELFTGYSSRVKQLQPIMDTPSGIEEIPALKATGKIIFIQVESLDYDLLNAAVGDEYVMPFLHDLQKAAIIIPIDGAKKLGSANSDFEIFTGNIASSNYIHYTFTKTFPNSLLSEISKKISPSFAFHGMPYFYMNQGPAYTAQGVEHVLCLEEMQREGITPRHMWGDGVIADQDMFPLALSKIPQSGNFFQFIITMNMHTFENPRDVCPQMYFTTGDDHAFYSCSRSTDDAIRNYITHVPDGTLVVIWGDHRSYSRDNSGKIPFIAFVKGEEHPFDGSHLQGLTRSKMHFYLEKIIRPLL, encoded by the coding sequence TTGAACTTTCGCGCAATCAAAGAATGGCTTCCATTCTTTTTCCTGGTATCTCTCACGGCAGCCATAAGTACTTTTTGCCAAATCTGGAGCATCCACCCGTCTGCCCCGATCATAGGCATCAACTTTCTGGCAAGCCTTGCTGTCCTCTCTTTTGCAAATAAAAAAACTTGTGTGATTATTTTTTTATTGCAATGCATATCGAGCATCATACTAACGTCTGCTTCTTCTGCCCTAAAAGAGCCGCTTACCCTAACGGCAATTCTGAATGGGATGGATTATGCCCTTGATTTTGGGCTGTCTATTTACATCTATATTCAAGTATATATGGCATTATTTTTTGTAATATGCCTAATTCTTCAATTAATTTGTGTTTACAAGATCAACCTGAATATTAAAAGAACTAAAATTGGATTTTTTTCTCTAAGTGCACTGCTTTTAGTTTATGCTATCAGCTTTACTTCTCTGCCATTGTCTGCATTCTGGCCAAATGATAAAATTCAGCCTGGCGAAATTGTAAACTGGAACCCGCCGGAAAGGCGTTCTTTACACAAACGTGGTTATCTAGCCACATATCTTATAGAACTTTTCACAGGATACAGCTCAAGGGTCAAGCAACTTCAGCCAATTATGGATACACCCAGCGGCATTGAAGAAATACCTGCTTTAAAAGCAACAGGGAAAATTATCTTTATCCAGGTTGAAAGTCTTGACTACGACCTGCTCAACGCTGCCGTAGGGGATGAATATGTGATGCCTTTTTTGCACGACCTGCAAAAAGCCGCGATAATCATCCCCATTGACGGAGCAAAAAAACTTGGATCTGCAAACTCTGACTTTGAAATTTTTACAGGAAATATTGCATCATCAAATTATATACACTATACATTCACCAAAACATTCCCAAACTCCCTTTTGTCAGAGATATCAAAGAAAATTTCACCTTCATTTGCTTTTCATGGAATGCCCTATTTTTATATGAATCAGGGGCCAGCATATACAGCTCAGGGCGTTGAGCACGTCTTATGCCTTGAAGAAATGCAACGGGAGGGAATTACACCGCGCCACATGTGGGGAGACGGAGTAATTGCCGATCAGGATATGTTTCCGCTCGCTTTAAGCAAAATTCCTCAAAGCGGAAACTTCTTTCAATTTATAATTACCATGAATATGCACACCTTTGAGAATCCACGCGATGTGTGCCCACAAATGTATTTTACTACCGGAGATGATCACGCTTTTTATTCGTGCAGCAGATCGACGGATGATGCCATACGAAACTATATCACGCATGTCCCTGATGGCACGTTAGTGGTAATATGGGGGGATCATCGTTCGTACTCCAGAGATAACTCTGGAAAAATTCCGTTCATTGCCTTCGTCAAAGGTGAAGAGCACCCCTTTGATGGCTCTCATCTTCAGGGCCTGACTCGCAGCAAAATGCATTTCTATCTTGAAAAAATCATTCGACCTCTTCTATAG
- a CDS encoding glycosyltransferase WbsX family protein — protein sequence MIKAVAFYLPQFHVIPENDIYGKNFTEWCNVRRAVPLYDGHAQPHIPHGILGYYDLTDEKILTIQHHIAWDNNITAFCYYYYNMAGRTLLDAPLHIINKSRLIRNEFCLCWAHECWYDNTQPQRIKPFIAQEYSPENARKIIRDLAQYFDNPRHIRIDGKPLLLVFAPERNPLMSVYSQIWREEAWAMGHTELCLAGVECHVGQHPANLGFDVMVEFAPNLNPMNMLSIEGEEPRRFDYVATVQDMLLKETPDYTRLRCAFPGWDNTPRRGRHGLSFERTSVDVFSAALRAMAQHTRAHLPENLQYVFINAWNEWGEGCHLEPDQKDGFAYLHAVRNVMNEFNT from the coding sequence ATGATAAAAGCTGTCGCGTTCTATCTGCCGCAGTTTCATGTCATTCCAGAAAATGACATCTACGGCAAAAATTTTACAGAGTGGTGCAACGTCCGGAGGGCCGTTCCTCTGTATGATGGGCATGCCCAGCCGCATATTCCTCACGGCATTCTGGGCTACTATGATCTTACTGACGAAAAAATCCTGACAATACAGCATCACATCGCCTGGGATAACAACATTACGGCATTCTGCTATTATTACTACAATATGGCCGGCCGTACGCTTTTGGATGCGCCGCTGCACATCATCAACAAAAGCCGCCTGATACGGAACGAATTTTGCCTCTGCTGGGCGCACGAATGCTGGTACGACAATACCCAGCCCCAAAGGATAAAACCGTTCATCGCGCAGGAATATTCGCCGGAAAACGCCAGAAAGATTATCCGTGATCTCGCGCAGTATTTTGATAATCCGCGCCATATCAGAATAGACGGCAAACCCCTGTTGCTGGTCTTTGCACCGGAGCGCAATCCCCTGATGTCCGTGTACAGCCAGATATGGCGCGAAGAAGCGTGGGCCATGGGGCACACAGAACTTTGTCTGGCTGGCGTGGAATGTCACGTGGGGCAGCATCCCGCCAATCTCGGGTTTGACGTGATGGTGGAATTTGCCCCGAACCTGAACCCCATGAACATGCTCTCCATCGAAGGGGAAGAACCCCGCCGTTTTGATTATGTTGCCACCGTGCAAGACATGCTGCTGAAAGAAACCCCCGACTACACGCGGCTGCGTTGCGCCTTCCCCGGTTGGGACAACACACCCCGGCGCGGCAGACACGGATTATCTTTTGAGCGCACTTCAGTGGATGTGTTCAGCGCCGCCCTGCGCGCCATGGCGCAGCATACCCGCGCGCATCTGCCAGAAAACTTGCAATATGTTTTTATCAACGCCTGGAACGAATGGGGCGAGGGCTGCCATCTGGAGCCGGATCAAAAAGACGGTTTTGCGTATCTGCACGCGGTGCGCAACGTCATGAACGAATTCAACACCTAG
- a CDS encoding tyrosine-type recombinase/integrase, producing the protein MKLMLKRLCWKAGVTPFGFHAIRHYFAVSLVKSQKADITDIQQLLGHQRPSTTDIYRRSVAPNLGRLAGVIEGAVQSVTAPGGEAEAEG; encoded by the coding sequence ATGAAGCTGATGCTGAAGCGGCTTTGTTGGAAGGCTGGGGTAACCCCATTCGGGTTCCACGCCATACGCCACTATTTTGCCGTCAGTCTGGTCAAATCGCAGAAGGCAGACATAACGGATATACAGCAACTTCTGGGTCACCAGCGGCCCAGCACTACTGATATTTACCGGCGGAGCGTTGCCCCCAACCTTGGCCGCCTGGCCGGGGTCATTGAAGGGGCGGTTCAGTCGGTAACTGCCCCTGGGGGTGAGGCTGAGGCAGAAGGGTAG
- a CDS encoding VOC family protein: MFRYVHTNIIAKNAARLIAFYKQALHCKSIGQTRDLRGPWLDRLTGLPKAHITGEHLLLPGYDDSHPTLEIFSYDSLRDALPPEVNRPGFAHIAFEVDDVETTLAEIVAAGGGQVGEIVAAAYPNDMEAVFVYARDPEGNIIELQSWRKMQTNS, translated from the coding sequence ATGTTCCGCTATGTGCACACAAATATCATTGCAAAGAATGCAGCCAGACTCATTGCCTTTTACAAGCAGGCGCTGCATTGCAAGAGCATAGGACAAACGCGTGATCTGCGAGGGCCGTGGCTTGACCGGCTCACCGGCTTGCCCAAGGCCCACATTACTGGCGAACATCTGCTGCTGCCCGGCTATGACGACAGCCATCCAACGCTTGAAATTTTTTCTTACGACAGCCTGCGCGACGCTCTGCCGCCGGAGGTCAACCGCCCCGGCTTTGCGCACATTGCTTTTGAAGTGGATGACGTGGAAACAACCCTGGCAGAGATCGTTGCCGCTGGCGGCGGGCAGGTTGGCGAGATTGTCGCAGCAGCTTACCCCAACGACATGGAAGCGGTTTTTGTGTACGCGCGCGACCCAGAGGGCAACATCATTGAGCTGCAAAGCTGGCGCAAGATGCAGACAAATTCATAA
- a CDS encoding HD-GYP domain-containing protein produces MEAISLKELAVPIIKSIDSCNYLLKSHHRRTAVIAYHIGKKMNLDCDQLFRLIIAAAVHDVGALSVQERDALIQADVHNPRPHCEMGYRMLSSFGPFKDVARIIRHHHIHYDASLDMEEGEVLLDSHILHLADRVDVLINPDVFVLKQKASVTEKIRANVSTTFHPDVFAAFVQASAPDIFWIEINNLELDQLFRLVDSSMNFDLTLENVLDFALTISRIIDFRSHFTASHSYTVANLACELGKIFGFSRERCLKLKISGYLHDIGKIGIDPGLIEKGGPLTDDEFDQVKLHTYYTGQILSSLSISEWFYEIVLWAKNHHEKADGSGYPYSLQDENLDAGSKILAFSDVIAALMEDRPYRKSLPIDTAFEIIRKSISAKISDQMFDAIEGHKDEINTIVLQCQQNIRKQYRPETVS; encoded by the coding sequence ATGGAAGCTATCTCTCTGAAAGAATTGGCTGTCCCTATCATCAAATCCATCGATAGCTGCAATTATCTTTTAAAGTCGCACCATAGGCGTACAGCCGTCATTGCCTACCATATTGGCAAGAAAATGAATCTTGACTGTGATCAGCTCTTCAGGCTGATCATTGCAGCTGCGGTTCATGATGTTGGAGCCTTGTCTGTTCAGGAGCGCGATGCGCTCATTCAGGCTGATGTGCATAATCCCAGGCCGCACTGTGAAATGGGATACAGAATGCTGTCGTCATTCGGCCCGTTCAAGGACGTTGCCAGGATCATCAGACATCATCATATCCACTATGATGCATCGCTGGATATGGAAGAAGGCGAGGTGCTGCTGGACAGTCACATACTTCACCTCGCGGACCGGGTTGACGTGCTGATCAATCCAGATGTTTTTGTGCTCAAGCAAAAAGCCTCGGTTACAGAAAAAATCAGGGCCAACGTTTCCACCACGTTTCATCCGGATGTTTTCGCTGCCTTCGTGCAGGCATCAGCCCCGGATATCTTCTGGATTGAAATCAATAATCTCGAGCTTGATCAGCTTTTCAGGCTGGTCGATTCGTCGATGAATTTTGATCTTACACTTGAAAATGTTCTCGATTTTGCCTTGACCATTTCGCGCATCATTGATTTCAGAAGCCATTTTACTGCCTCACATTCCTACACGGTAGCCAATCTTGCCTGCGAACTAGGCAAAATATTTGGTTTTTCCCGCGAGCGCTGCCTGAAACTGAAGATCAGCGGCTATCTGCACGATATAGGTAAAATCGGAATCGACCCCGGCCTTATTGAAAAGGGAGGCCCGCTCACTGATGATGAGTTCGATCAGGTCAAGCTGCATACATACTATACGGGGCAGATACTGAGCAGCCTCAGCATTTCTGAGTGGTTTTATGAAATTGTGCTCTGGGCCAAGAACCATCACGAGAAGGCCGATGGGTCCGGGTATCCGTATTCCCTGCAAGATGAAAATCTGGATGCGGGTTCAAAAATACTGGCGTTTTCAGATGTGATTGCAGCCTTGATGGAAGACCGCCCATATCGCAAGAGCCTGCCTATTGATACGGCCTTTGAGATAATCAGAAAAAGTATCTCTGCAAAGATTTCTGATCAAATGTTTGACGCCATAGAAGGACACAAGGATGAAATAAATACTATTGTGTTGCAGTGTCAGCAGAACATCAGAAAACAATACAGACCAGAGACGGTCAGTTAG
- a CDS encoding diacylglycerol kinase: MKNFIELVRRRLVSATKYSIDGFADAFRHEEAFRLELLILLVLIIVLFFVPWPLWKKILLPTGFTLVLLAELLNSAIENICDIIHPQESKLVKAAKDKGSMAVLIALIANLFLLLALIIA; encoded by the coding sequence ATGAAAAACTTTATTGAATTAGTACGCCGACGGCTTGTCTCCGCTACAAAATATTCCATCGACGGGTTTGCTGACGCCTTTCGCCATGAGGAAGCCTTTCGACTAGAACTTCTTATATTACTTGTTTTAATAATTGTTCTTTTTTTTGTTCCATGGCCATTATGGAAAAAAATATTACTGCCAACAGGCTTTACACTCGTGCTTTTGGCTGAACTGCTAAATTCAGCAATCGAAAACATTTGCGACATAATTCATCCGCAGGAGTCAAAACTTGTAAAAGCCGCAAAAGACAAAGGTTCCATGGCGGTATTGATTGCTTTAATTGCCAATCTTTTTCTTCTTCTTGCTTTAATAATTGCTTAG
- a CDS encoding diguanylate cyclase translates to MLVSQKLSDQLRSSKQFLESTLNGLSANIALINAEGEIVLVNQAWRNFAAANGMSQDFVSEGVNYLRVCEGVCADNALEANSFAQGIRDVLDGKLETFSMEYGCHSPEQKRWFLGRVNPFCGDGPRMVVVAHEDITERKLAEIALAESNHKLELMTNEDGLTKISNRRHFDAMLAYERNRHIRSGATLSLIMLDIDFFKNYNDTYGHVKGDECLQAVAQTVAQCLNRPTDMAARYGGEEFVCLLPDTGILGAVSLAERIRKAVMQCGIPHAASQVASVVTVSVGVVSCICQESITPELIVQRADEQLYLAKHEGRNCVKFRSDDDGMYAQMHNGNSWGLKVLWNSEYASGNADLDGQHMELVSIVNSLLERVLAEGDALDLNSRFNDVYHVVEKHFNDEEAVLRSSGYPEVDEHVARHKELLQKCAGLLKQDAETSVSPVQMLQCIIHDLVLNHMVKEDGKYFAFLNGIGTTAK, encoded by the coding sequence ATGCTGGTGAGCCAGAAGTTGTCCGACCAGTTGCGTTCTTCCAAGCAGTTTCTGGAGTCCACGCTCAACGGCCTTTCCGCCAATATCGCCCTCATCAACGCCGAAGGTGAGATTGTGCTGGTCAATCAGGCCTGGCGCAACTTTGCTGCTGCAAATGGCATGTCGCAGGATTTTGTTTCCGAAGGGGTAAATTATCTGCGTGTCTGCGAAGGCGTGTGCGCTGATAATGCCCTGGAAGCCAATTCATTTGCCCAGGGCATAAGGGATGTTCTTGACGGCAAGCTTGAGACGTTCTCCATGGAATATGGCTGCCATTCGCCAGAGCAAAAGCGCTGGTTTTTGGGCAGGGTCAATCCTTTTTGCGGAGATGGCCCGCGCATGGTTGTGGTAGCGCACGAAGACATTACGGAACGAAAGCTTGCAGAGATCGCCCTCGCTGAATCCAACCACAAACTCGAGCTGATGACCAACGAGGACGGCCTGACAAAAATTTCCAACAGGCGGCATTTTGACGCCATGCTCGCCTATGAGCGCAACCGCCACATCCGCTCTGGGGCAACGCTTTCGCTCATCATGTTGGACATAGACTTTTTCAAAAATTACAATGACACGTACGGCCATGTGAAGGGCGATGAATGCCTTCAGGCTGTTGCCCAGACCGTGGCGCAATGCCTTAACCGCCCCACAGATATGGCCGCGCGGTACGGCGGAGAGGAATTTGTCTGCCTGTTGCCCGATACCGGTATCCTTGGCGCAGTGAGCCTGGCCGAACGCATACGCAAGGCTGTCATGCAGTGCGGGATTCCCCATGCGGCATCACAGGTAGCCAGCGTGGTGACGGTCAGTGTTGGGGTAGTGTCGTGCATCTGCCAGGAATCCATTACTCCAGAGCTGATTGTGCAGCGCGCGGATGAACAGCTCTATCTGGCAAAGCATGAGGGACGTAACTGCGTTAAATTCCGGTCAGATGATGACGGGATGTATGCCCAGATGCACAACGGGAACAGCTGGGGACTGAAAGTGCTATGGAACAGCGAGTATGCTTCCGGCAACGCGGATCTGGACGGGCAGCACATGGAGCTGGTTTCCATTGTGAACAGTCTGCTTGAACGTGTGCTCGCAGAGGGAGATGCTCTTGACCTTAATTCCCGGTTTAACGATGTGTACCATGTTGTGGAAAAGCATTTTAATGACGAAGAAGCAGTGCTGCGCAGCAGTGGATACCCGGAGGTTGACGAACATGTGGCCCGGCACAAGGAATTGCTGCAAAAATGCGCGGGTCTGCTCAAACAGGATGCGGAAACTTCTGTGTCCCCAGTGCAAATGCTGCAATGCATAATACACGACCTCGTGCTGAACCACATGGTTAAGGAAGACGGCAAATACTTCGCTTTTCTAAATGGGATTGGGACTACAGCTAAGTAA